From a single Azospirillum fermentarium genomic region:
- a CDS encoding YdcH family protein: protein MNEQEILRQKLADLKSEHRDLDDVIARLAERAPFDQLQIQRLKKRKLALKDQIILLESRLLPDIIA, encoded by the coding sequence ATGAACGAACAGGAAATACTGCGTCAAAAACTCGCCGACCTGAAAAGCGAGCACCGGGATCTGGACGACGTTATCGCCCGGCTGGCAGAGCGTGCCCCGTTCGACCAGCTTCAGATTCAGCGGCTGAAAAAGCGCAAACTGGCGCTGAAGGACCAGATCATCCTGCTGGAAAGCCGGCTGCTGCCTGACATCATCGCATAA
- a CDS encoding multicopper oxidase domain-containing protein, translating to MTSLMLSRRRLLAASSAALALGAAPVRLRAAEAAPLILTADTRVLEVNGKPATVFGIRRPDGGHGLTLAPGQRFRVDLTNRAGEETVIHWHGQTPPWTQDGVADTTRPTLAAGETRAYDFDARPGTHWMHSHHGLQEQKLMAAPLVVRTAQDDADGRQEVTVLLHDFTFRDPAEVLAGLTGGAMSQGGMDHGAMNHGSMEHGSLNHGAMDHGAMDHGSMDHGSMDHGAMNHGAAPAASMDLNDVEYDAYLANDRTLADPEVVRVERGGRVRLRLINGATSTAFWIDLGRLTGTVMAVDGTGVAPVAGQRFPMTMGQRLDIAIDLPADGGAFPILALREGDKARTGIVLATAGAAVRRVAERGDTAAPPVDLSLETRLSPLSPLAQKPADVRFTAELTGGMAPYVWSINGQVHGQHTPFRVTRGQRVEIDMVNPGMMAHPMHLHGHHFQVVAVNGAALAGAVRDTVLVPAGGSVRIAFDADNPGRWPFHCHNLLHMAVGMMTEVVYDGVA from the coding sequence ATGACTTCTTTGATGTTGTCCCGCCGCCGGCTGCTGGCGGCGTCTTCCGCCGCACTCGCCCTGGGTGCTGCGCCGGTGCGGCTGCGCGCCGCCGAAGCCGCGCCTCTGATCCTGACCGCCGATACCCGTGTGCTGGAGGTGAACGGCAAGCCCGCCACGGTGTTCGGCATCCGCCGCCCCGACGGCGGCCACGGGCTGACGCTCGCCCCCGGCCAGCGGTTCCGGGTGGACCTGACCAACCGGGCGGGGGAGGAGACCGTCATCCATTGGCACGGCCAGACGCCGCCGTGGACCCAGGACGGCGTGGCCGACACCACCCGCCCGACGCTGGCGGCGGGGGAGACTCGGGCCTATGACTTCGATGCCCGCCCCGGCACCCACTGGATGCATTCCCACCACGGGCTGCAGGAACAGAAATTGATGGCCGCCCCGCTGGTGGTGCGCACGGCCCAGGACGACGCCGACGGGCGGCAGGAGGTGACGGTGCTGCTGCACGACTTCACCTTCCGCGACCCCGCCGAGGTGCTGGCCGGTCTGACCGGCGGCGCCATGAGCCAGGGAGGGATGGATCACGGGGCCATGAATCATGGTTCCATGGAACACGGCTCCCTGAACCATGGGGCGATGGACCATGGGGCGATGGACCATGGTTCGATGGACCATGGTTCGATGGACCACGGGGCGATGAATCACGGCGCGGCACCCGCGGCCTCCATGGATCTGAACGATGTGGAGTACGACGCCTATCTCGCCAACGACCGCACCCTGGCCGACCCCGAGGTGGTGCGGGTGGAGCGCGGCGGGCGGGTGCGGCTGCGCCTGATCAACGGGGCCACGTCCACGGCGTTCTGGATCGACCTGGGCCGGCTGACCGGCACGGTGATGGCGGTGGACGGCACCGGCGTGGCGCCGGTGGCCGGGCAGCGCTTCCCCATGACCATGGGCCAGCGGCTGGACATCGCCATCGACCTGCCGGCGGACGGCGGAGCCTTTCCCATCCTGGCCCTGCGGGAGGGGGACAAGGCCCGGACCGGCATCGTGCTCGCCACCGCCGGGGCGGCGGTGCGGCGGGTGGCCGAGCGCGGCGACACCGCGGCTCCGCCGGTGGATCTGTCGCTGGAAACCCGGCTGTCGCCCCTGTCCCCGCTGGCGCAAAAACCCGCCGACGTGCGCTTCACCGCCGAACTGACGGGCGGGATGGCACCCTATGTCTGGTCGATCAACGGGCAGGTCCACGGCCAGCACACCCCGTTCCGCGTCACCCGCGGCCAGCGGGTGGAGATCGACATGGTGAACCCCGGCATGATGGCCCACCCGATGCACCTGCACGGCCATCATTTCCAGGTGGTGGCGGTGAACGGGGCGGCGCTGGCCGGGGCGGTGCGCGACACGGTGCTGGTGCCGGCGGGCGGGTCGGTGCGCATTGCCTTTGACGCCGACAACCCGGGGCGCTGGCCGTTCCACTGCCACAACCTGCTGCACATGGCCGTGGGCATGATGACCGAAGTGGTCTACGACGGCGTTGCGTGA
- a CDS encoding heavy metal translocating P-type ATPase encodes MATDALALDKADSHDLSIGGMTCAACVGRVERALRRVPGVREAAVNLATERAHVVAAPDTDVAALVEAVEDTGFTAAVIVPDAPPVDEGAGRRRRGLIHLLLAAALSLPLVAGMAGDLAGADWMLPGWVQFALATIVQFGLGARFYRAAWHAVRGGSGNMDLLVALGTTAAWGLSVYALLTAMPGHAPHLYFEASSVLITFVLLGKWLEARAKGHTADAIRALMDLRPATAIRQVDGREEEVPVTVIRPGHRVVIRPGGRVPVDGRITEGGGSVDESMLTGEPLPVEKTVGDRVTGGSINVDGRLVVETTAVGTETMLAKIVRMVEGAQASKAPIQRLVDRVSAVFVPVVLVIAFVTFAGWWWVGGDAEHALITAVSVLVIACPCALGLATPTAIMVGTGAAARHGILIKDAEALERAHAVTAVAFDKTGTLTEGRPRVAAVAAGEGQDEAAVLRLAAALQQGSEHPLARAVAERAAGLALPPVTGFRALPGRGVAGTVEGRALALGSPRLAAETGVSDAALSVRATELEGQGLTVSWLVEGDRALGLLAFGDTVKPAAHEAVAALTALGLTPVMVTGDSQGAAEAVARTLGIGRVFAGVLPEGKADVVATLRAEGHTVAMVGDGINDAPALAAADVGFAMATGTDVAMHTAGVTLMRGDPVLVGGAVSVSRRTYAKIRQGLFWAFVYNAVGIPLAALGYLSPVLAGAAMALSSVSVVTNALTLRGWSPPRGS; translated from the coding sequence ATGGCAACGGACGCGCTGGCCTTGGACAAGGCCGATTCCCACGATCTCAGCATCGGGGGCATGACCTGCGCCGCCTGTGTCGGGCGGGTGGAGCGGGCCTTGCGCCGGGTTCCGGGGGTGCGGGAGGCGGCGGTGAACCTCGCCACCGAGCGCGCCCATGTGGTGGCCGCCCCCGACACCGACGTGGCGGCCCTGGTGGAGGCGGTGGAGGACACCGGCTTCACCGCCGCCGTCATCGTCCCCGACGCCCCCCCGGTGGACGAGGGGGCGGGGCGGCGGCGGCGCGGCCTGATCCATCTGCTGCTGGCGGCGGCGCTGTCGCTGCCGCTGGTGGCGGGCATGGCGGGGGATCTCGCCGGGGCCGACTGGATGCTGCCGGGATGGGTGCAGTTCGCGCTGGCCACCATCGTGCAGTTCGGGCTGGGCGCGCGGTTCTACCGGGCGGCGTGGCACGCGGTGCGCGGCGGGTCCGGCAACATGGACCTGCTGGTGGCGCTGGGCACCACGGCGGCGTGGGGCCTGAGCGTCTATGCCCTGCTGACCGCCATGCCGGGGCATGCGCCGCATCTTTATTTCGAAGCCTCGTCGGTGCTGATCACCTTCGTTCTGCTGGGCAAGTGGCTGGAGGCGCGGGCCAAGGGCCACACGGCGGACGCCATCCGCGCGTTGATGGACCTGCGCCCCGCCACCGCCATCCGTCAGGTGGACGGGCGGGAAGAGGAGGTGCCGGTCACGGTGATCCGCCCCGGCCATCGGGTGGTCATCCGTCCCGGCGGACGGGTGCCGGTGGACGGGCGCATCACCGAGGGCGGCGGCAGCGTGGACGAATCCATGCTGACCGGCGAACCGCTGCCGGTGGAAAAGACGGTGGGCGACCGGGTGACCGGCGGCTCCATCAACGTGGACGGGCGTCTGGTGGTGGAGACCACCGCCGTGGGCACCGAAACCATGCTGGCGAAGATCGTCCGCATGGTGGAGGGGGCGCAGGCGTCCAAGGCCCCCATCCAGCGACTGGTGGACCGGGTGAGCGCCGTGTTCGTCCCGGTGGTGCTGGTCATCGCTTTTGTGACCTTCGCCGGCTGGTGGTGGGTGGGGGGCGATGCCGAGCACGCGCTGATCACCGCCGTGTCGGTGCTGGTCATCGCCTGCCCCTGTGCGCTGGGGCTGGCCACGCCCACCGCCATCATGGTGGGCACCGGGGCCGCCGCCCGCCACGGCATCCTCATCAAGGACGCCGAAGCGCTGGAGCGTGCCCACGCCGTCACCGCCGTCGCCTTCGACAAGACCGGCACCCTGACCGAGGGCCGCCCCCGCGTGGCCGCCGTGGCGGCGGGGGAGGGGCAGGACGAAGCGGCGGTGCTGCGCCTGGCCGCGGCGCTCCAGCAGGGCAGCGAGCATCCGCTGGCCCGCGCGGTGGCCGAACGGGCCGCCGGGCTGGCGTTGCCGCCGGTGACGGGGTTCCGTGCCCTGCCGGGACGCGGGGTGGCCGGCACGGTGGAGGGGCGGGCGCTGGCGCTGGGTTCCCCCCGGCTGGCGGCGGAAACCGGGGTGTCGGACGCGGCGCTGTCGGTCCGGGCCACCGAATTGGAAGGGCAGGGGCTGACCGTCTCGTGGCTGGTGGAGGGGGACCGGGCGCTGGGCCTGCTGGCCTTCGGCGATACCGTCAAGCCGGCGGCGCACGAGGCCGTGGCGGCGCTGACGGCGCTGGGCCTGACGCCGGTGATGGTGACGGGCGACAGCCAAGGCGCGGCGGAGGCGGTGGCCCGCACGCTGGGCATCGGCCGGGTGTTCGCCGGGGTGCTGCCGGAGGGCAAGGCCGATGTGGTCGCCACCCTGCGGGCCGAGGGGCACACGGTCGCCATGGTGGGCGACGGCATCAACGACGCGCCGGCGCTGGCGGCGGCGGATGTGGGGTTCGCCATGGCGACGGGTACCGACGTGGCGATGCACACGGCGGGGGTGACGCTGATGCGCGGCGACCCGGTGCTGGTGGGCGGGGCGGTGTCGGTGTCGCGCCGGACCTATGCCAAGATCCGCCAGGGGTTGTTCTGGGCCTTTGTCTACAACGCGGTCGGCATTCCGCTGGCCGCCCTTGGGTATCTCAGCCCGGTGCTGGCGGGGGCGGCGATGGCGCTGTCCAGCGTCAGCGTCGTGACCAACGCCTTGACCCTGCGCGGCTGGTCGCCGCCGCGGGGTTCGTGA
- a CDS encoding DUF411 domain-containing protein: MIRFLFPALLLAATPALAEPLVEVWKAESCGCCGGWVDHMTAEGFTVRVHTMDDVAPVKTMLGVPPALESCHTATVDGYVVEGHVPAADIRRLLAERPKARGLSAPGMPADAPGMDMKTGQPYDVVLFGGDTAPSVFARH; this comes from the coding sequence ATGATCCGTTTCCTGTTCCCGGCCCTGCTGCTGGCCGCCACGCCCGCGCTGGCCGAACCGCTGGTGGAGGTGTGGAAGGCCGAGTCCTGCGGCTGCTGCGGCGGCTGGGTGGACCATATGACGGCGGAAGGCTTCACGGTGCGTGTCCACACCATGGACGACGTGGCGCCGGTCAAGACCATGCTGGGCGTTCCGCCGGCCCTGGAATCCTGCCACACCGCCACGGTTGACGGGTACGTGGTGGAGGGCCACGTCCCCGCCGCCGATATCCGCCGTCTGCTGGCCGAGCGCCCGAAGGCGCGCGGCCTGTCGGCCCCCGGCATGCCGGCGGACGCCCCCGGCATGGACATGAAGACCGGCCAGCCCTACGACGTGGTTCTGTTCGGCGGCGACACGGCGCCCAGCGTCTTCGCCCGCCATTGA
- a CDS encoding YbfB/YjiJ family MFS transporter, whose translation MDTTPAARRRVIAAGICALILTVGLARFAYTPMLPVMRADAGLSALAGGWLATLNYMGYIAGALAAAAIGDLGLKFRLYRLGLAVAVLSTAAMGLTDSVILWAALRFTAGLSSTAGLLLASGLVLNWLIRHGHRPELGLHFMGLGLGIAVSGLAAAALAGHLAWDGQWLALGLLGLAFLVPAWVWLPPPAALHATGPATMAEPPAPGRRWMVLMIAAYFCAGFGFVISATFIVAIVEQLPLLAGKGNWVWVILGAAAVPSCFLWDRVAAAWGAVPALMLSYGVQTVSILLPALSGGTVPVLLGAVLYGGTFAGIVSLTLTLIGRRFPRNPAKAMARLTLSYGVAQIVAPAMAGSIAAATGSYRGALSVAAAVMVVGIGLLAILKRQPE comes from the coding sequence ATGGACACCACCCCCGCCGCCCGCCGCCGCGTCATCGCCGCCGGCATCTGCGCCCTGATCCTGACGGTGGGGCTGGCCCGCTTCGCCTATACCCCCATGCTGCCGGTGATGCGGGCCGACGCGGGGTTGAGCGCGCTGGCCGGCGGCTGGTTGGCGACGCTCAATTACATGGGCTACATCGCCGGCGCGCTGGCCGCCGCCGCCATCGGCGATCTGGGGCTGAAGTTCCGCCTGTACCGGCTGGGGCTGGCGGTGGCCGTGCTCAGCACCGCCGCCATGGGGTTGACCGACAGCGTGATCCTGTGGGCGGCCCTGCGCTTCACAGCCGGGCTGTCCAGCACGGCGGGGCTGCTGCTGGCCTCCGGCCTCGTGCTCAACTGGCTGATCCGCCACGGGCACCGGCCCGAGTTGGGGCTGCATTTCATGGGCCTGGGGCTGGGCATCGCCGTGTCCGGGCTGGCCGCCGCCGCCCTGGCCGGGCATCTGGCCTGGGACGGGCAGTGGCTGGCGCTGGGGCTGCTGGGGCTGGCCTTCCTCGTGCCCGCCTGGGTCTGGCTGCCGCCCCCCGCCGCCCTCCACGCCACCGGCCCCGCCACCATGGCCGAGCCGCCGGCACCGGGGCGGCGGTGGATGGTGCTGATGATCGCCGCCTATTTCTGCGCCGGCTTCGGTTTCGTCATCAGCGCCACCTTCATCGTCGCCATCGTCGAGCAACTGCCTCTGCTGGCCGGCAAGGGAAACTGGGTGTGGGTGATCCTGGGCGCCGCCGCCGTGCCGTCGTGCTTCCTGTGGGACCGCGTTGCCGCGGCGTGGGGCGCGGTGCCCGCCCTGATGCTCAGCTATGGGGTGCAGACGGTGTCAATCCTGCTGCCGGCGCTCAGCGGCGGCACCGTGCCCGTGCTGCTGGGCGCCGTGCTCTACGGCGGCACCTTCGCCGGCATCGTCAGCCTGACCCTCACCCTCATCGGGCGCCGCTTCCCCCGCAACCCGGCCAAGGCCATGGCGCGGCTGACGCTGAGCTATGGGGTGGCGCAGATCGTGGCGCCGGCCATGGCCGGCAGCATCGCCGCGGCAACGGGGAGCTACCGGGGGGCGCTGTCCGTCGCAGCGGCGGTCATGGTCGTGGGGATCGGGTTGCTTGCCATTCTGAAGCGCCAGCCGGAATAG
- a CDS encoding AraC family transcriptional regulator: METDDGWLPLTVPEMESLPRRVFLRSEIMPARHAFPMHAHRWNQFVYATVGTLVVTVEDSRYVITPEQAMWVPTGVMHTSGALHGAEFRNLYVMDGPGLSLPQRCTVFAITPLLRALILELVAIDGRGEDEGYVGRLDALILDQLHRLPVQDFHLPWPRSRELRRICEALYAAPDDPRGVEDWGVEVGASPRTLTRRFEREVGLSLRAWRHRLRLFRALEWLGAGRSVTDVALELGYGSPSAFTYMFRREMGCSPTGWLARDFSLSPSGAWGSRIVQPTDEK; this comes from the coding sequence GTGGAGACGGACGACGGGTGGCTGCCCCTGACGGTGCCGGAGATGGAGAGCCTGCCGCGGCGGGTGTTCCTGCGGTCGGAGATCATGCCGGCCCGCCACGCCTTTCCCATGCATGCCCACCGCTGGAACCAGTTCGTCTATGCCACCGTGGGCACGCTGGTGGTGACGGTGGAGGATTCCCGCTACGTCATCACGCCGGAACAGGCGATGTGGGTGCCGACGGGGGTGATGCACACCTCGGGCGCGCTGCACGGGGCGGAGTTCCGCAATCTCTATGTGATGGACGGGCCGGGGCTGTCGCTGCCGCAGCGCTGCACGGTGTTCGCCATTACGCCCTTGTTGCGCGCGCTGATCCTGGAACTGGTGGCCATCGACGGGCGGGGCGAGGATGAGGGGTATGTCGGGCGCCTCGACGCGCTGATCCTCGACCAGTTGCACCGGCTGCCGGTGCAGGATTTCCACCTGCCCTGGCCGCGCAGCCGGGAGTTGCGGCGCATCTGCGAGGCGCTCTACGCCGCCCCCGACGATCCCCGCGGGGTGGAGGACTGGGGAGTGGAGGTGGGGGCCTCCCCCCGCACGCTGACCCGGCGGTTCGAGCGCGAGGTGGGGCTGAGCTTGCGCGCGTGGCGCCACCGGCTGCGGCTGTTCCGGGCGCTGGAATGGCTGGGGGCCGGGCGCAGCGTGACCGACGTGGCGCTGGAGTTGGGGTACGGGTCGCCCTCGGCCTTCACCTACATGTTCCGGCGGGAAATGGGATGCAGCCCGACGGGGTGGCTTGCCAGGGATTTTTCCCTCTCTCCTTCGGGGGCATGGGGTTCACGCATTGTGCAACCGACTGATGAAAAATAA
- the tagF gene encoding type VI secretion system-associated protein TagF → MKRPADTIAMLETIRRVRRGLSRSARTADATDGTTAQPDAAAPPETVEAAFGPGFYGKVPARGDFVAVGLPRSFLNPWDGWLQGALTESRIRIGTAWDRLFAASPVWRFALSPGLCGPRAVAGVMVPSADRVGRLYPFMLAAALPAGVDLTTVPFGCAPWYGRAEEAALAACQAGAEIDRIAADLGNLGLPNPGFSIRNPVHRAHLIEMVGTLPEIPSIWWTRGAHWVTPSLLACRGLPSNERFAAFIDNGWDRWGWEDLDAPGR, encoded by the coding sequence GTGAAAAGGCCCGCTGACACCATCGCCATGCTTGAGACCATCCGGCGCGTGCGCCGCGGCCTGTCACGGTCCGCGCGCACCGCCGACGCCACCGACGGGACCACCGCCCAGCCGGACGCCGCCGCGCCGCCCGAAACGGTGGAGGCTGCCTTCGGCCCCGGTTTCTACGGCAAGGTGCCGGCGCGCGGCGATTTCGTGGCGGTGGGCCTGCCCCGCAGCTTTCTGAACCCGTGGGACGGGTGGCTGCAGGGGGCGCTGACCGAAAGCCGCATCCGCATCGGGACGGCGTGGGACCGGCTGTTCGCCGCCAGCCCGGTGTGGCGCTTCGCCCTGTCGCCGGGGCTGTGCGGGCCGCGGGCGGTGGCGGGGGTGATGGTGCCCTCCGCCGACCGGGTGGGCCGGCTCTACCCCTTCATGCTGGCCGCCGCCTTGCCGGCAGGGGTGGACCTGACCACCGTTCCGTTCGGCTGCGCCCCCTGGTACGGGCGGGCGGAGGAAGCGGCCCTGGCCGCGTGTCAGGCGGGGGCGGAGATCGACCGCATCGCCGCCGACCTGGGCAACCTCGGCCTGCCCAACCCCGGCTTCAGCATCCGCAACCCGGTCCACCGCGCCCATCTGATCGAGATGGTCGGCACCCTGCCCGAGATCCCCAGCATCTGGTGGACCCGCGGCGCCCATTGGGTCACCCCCTCCCTTCTCGCCTGCCGCGGCCTGCCGTCGAACGAGCGCTTCGCCGCCTTCATCGACAACGGCTGGGACCGCTGGGGGTGGGAGGATCTGGACGCGCCGGGACGGTAA
- the tssM gene encoding type VI secretion system membrane subunit TssM, which translates to MPLPPWMSLFRRLPDTRPAAGRQRWVVSLAGALALALLVWFLAPLVTLGDFRPLEDTLPRLLLIVMILAGWVLVNHQRDTQERAANERFVDALSSAGGKDPDQVASAEELAVVRDRLGAALDRLRTQRMGPRWGGQWVYQLPWYLVIGAPGSGKTTALAAAGLGSPFGEGPQALQFGAMGGTRTCDWWFTDRAVLIDTAGRYTTQDSRHAVDARVWAGLLDLLKSHRPRQPVNGVVLAVSLADLAAWNAEERRAFALTLRQRLGEVRDHLHQRCPVYIVCTKADLITGFASFFDTLGPEERDQVWGVTFPEGGGPLGQGPAAWFHDTFTALLRRLDERLMERLHQEPDLERRSLNFTFPLQVASLEEPLADLLEAAFATGPGDEPPLLRGIYFTSATQGGIVFDRLAGPFTTFGPAVGHEPAGEGQSCFLARLFPDVIVAEAGLAGVDMDLERALRRQNRIMVGGAAAAAVALAAFWTNSYTGNRMLVEQMAAAVSVAEARARPLDTAPRSLMRVDDTDFSAILPFLDALAGLPGGYGQRSAWGPLSLSGGLYQGGRLGALADGAYRRALRSIFLSRILLRLEEQLRVGWALPEQLQAALMAYRMLGGQEPINRVAVMRWIAADWDERLMAGTENDRVRAGLKRHLEALFDVGFAPVPLDDVLIKHVESVLAPQGRPGSPV; encoded by the coding sequence ATGCCGCTTCCGCCCTGGATGAGCCTGTTCCGCCGCCTGCCCGACACCCGCCCCGCGGCGGGACGGCAGCGCTGGGTGGTGTCGCTGGCCGGCGCGCTGGCGCTGGCGCTTTTGGTGTGGTTCCTGGCGCCGCTGGTGACGCTGGGCGATTTCCGCCCGCTGGAGGACACCCTCCCCCGGCTCCTGCTGATCGTGATGATCCTGGCGGGCTGGGTTCTGGTGAACCACCAGCGCGACACCCAGGAACGCGCGGCCAACGAACGGTTCGTGGATGCCCTGTCGTCGGCGGGCGGCAAGGATCCCGATCAGGTGGCCTCGGCGGAGGAGTTGGCGGTGGTGCGCGACCGGCTGGGCGCCGCACTCGACCGGCTGCGCACCCAGCGGATGGGGCCGCGGTGGGGCGGGCAATGGGTGTACCAGCTTCCCTGGTATCTGGTGATCGGCGCCCCCGGCTCGGGCAAGACCACCGCCTTGGCCGCCGCCGGCCTCGGCTCTCCGTTCGGCGAGGGACCGCAGGCGCTGCAGTTCGGCGCCATGGGCGGCACCCGCACCTGCGACTGGTGGTTCACCGACCGCGCGGTGCTGATCGACACCGCCGGGCGCTACACCACCCAGGACAGCCGCCACGCGGTGGACGCGCGGGTGTGGGCCGGGCTTTTGGACCTGCTGAAGAGCCACCGCCCGCGCCAGCCGGTGAACGGGGTGGTGCTGGCGGTCAGCCTGGCCGACCTCGCCGCGTGGAACGCCGAGGAGCGGCGGGCCTTCGCGCTGACCCTGCGCCAGCGGCTGGGGGAGGTGCGCGACCACCTGCACCAGCGCTGCCCGGTCTACATCGTCTGCACCAAGGCCGACCTCATCACCGGCTTCGCCAGCTTCTTCGACACGCTGGGGCCGGAGGAGCGGGATCAGGTGTGGGGCGTCACCTTCCCCGAGGGCGGCGGACCGCTGGGCCAGGGGCCGGCGGCGTGGTTCCACGACACCTTCACAGCCCTCCTGCGCCGGCTGGACGAACGGCTGATGGAACGGCTGCACCAGGAACCCGACCTGGAGCGCCGCAGCCTGAACTTCACCTTCCCCCTCCAGGTCGCATCGCTGGAGGAACCGCTGGCCGACCTGCTGGAAGCCGCCTTCGCCACCGGGCCGGGGGACGAGCCGCCGCTGCTGCGCGGCATCTATTTCACCAGCGCCACCCAGGGCGGCATCGTCTTCGACCGGCTGGCCGGTCCCTTCACCACCTTCGGCCCCGCGGTGGGGCACGAGCCGGCGGGCGAGGGGCAAAGCTGTTTCCTGGCCCGTCTGTTCCCCGACGTGATCGTGGCCGAAGCCGGGTTGGCCGGCGTCGATATGGATCTGGAACGGGCGCTCCGGCGGCAGAACCGCATCATGGTGGGCGGGGCCGCGGCGGCGGCGGTGGCGCTGGCGGCGTTCTGGACCAACAGCTACACCGGAAACCGCATGCTGGTGGAGCAGATGGCCGCCGCCGTGTCGGTGGCCGAGGCGCGCGCCCGCCCGCTCGACACCGCGCCGCGGTCGTTGATGCGGGTGGACGACACCGACTTTTCCGCCATCCTGCCGTTCCTCGACGCGTTGGCCGGGCTGCCGGGCGGGTATGGGCAGCGCAGCGCCTGGGGGCCGCTGTCGCTGTCGGGCGGGCTGTACCAGGGGGGCCGGCTGGGGGCGCTGGCCGACGGTGCCTACCGCCGGGCGCTGCGCAGCATCTTCCTGTCCCGCATCCTGCTGCGGCTGGAGGAGCAGCTCCGCGTCGGCTGGGCGCTGCCGGAACAGCTTCAGGCCGCCCTGATGGCCTATCGCATGCTGGGCGGGCAGGAGCCGATCAACCGCGTGGCGGTGATGCGCTGGATCGCCGCCGACTGGGACGAGCGGCTGATGGCCGGCACGGAAAACGACCGCGTGCGCGCCGGGCTCAAACGCCATCTGGAAGCGTTGTTCGATGTGGGGTTCGCGCCGGTTCCGCTGGACGACGTGCTCATCAAGCATGTTGAATCGGTGCTGGCACCGCAGGGACGTCCTGGTTCGCCCGTATAA
- the icmH gene encoding type IVB secretion system protein IcmH/DotU produces the protein MMPDEANSESNDTRAPANGRTPGPGPAPRPAPAAPSAEVTLDDSPPAPAAPEPPAPKPPPAALAAALNTGAFLRASWNPLLAASAPLLDLAGRLRDLPEHANPERLRDRVIAEIRRFESAATTAGSLPEEVRIARFALCACLDDVVLATPWGPRSVWAREGLVAAVEKATGAAERFFDLLDAMMSEPHLHRRELELYYVCLSLGFEGKYRDRPRGMHDLNHRRDSLYRVLRRDRGPGERALSPLWRGSNRRFRPPGVVIPPWVMGAVTSAALVVLFMALSQTLTERADGVASRLVGLLPDRPLEIARLAPPPMGASPVLAARVMRALEPEVRSDAVSILAGEDGALVVRVQGGIFKTGSDSMNARFRAVMERVGQVLAEERGHVVVAAHGDDQHTRTVRFPTVQSLTEAQAEAVRQILARRIAPERLSAEGRGDGEPVSTEQTPAGRQANRRVDIRLYPQ, from the coding sequence ATGATGCCGGACGAGGCCAACAGCGAATCGAACGACACCCGCGCGCCGGCCAACGGGCGTACTCCCGGTCCCGGCCCGGCCCCCCGCCCGGCCCCCGCCGCCCCGTCCGCCGAGGTCACGCTGGACGATTCCCCCCCGGCCCCCGCGGCCCCGGAACCGCCGGCGCCCAAACCGCCGCCCGCGGCGCTGGCCGCCGCCCTCAACACCGGCGCGTTTCTGCGCGCCTCGTGGAATCCGCTGCTGGCCGCATCGGCGCCGCTGCTGGATCTCGCCGGGCGGCTGCGCGACCTGCCGGAACACGCCAACCCCGAACGGCTGCGCGACCGGGTGATCGCCGAGATCCGCCGGTTCGAAAGCGCCGCCACCACCGCCGGCAGCCTGCCCGAAGAGGTGCGCATCGCCCGCTTCGCGCTGTGCGCCTGTCTCGACGACGTGGTTCTGGCCACGCCGTGGGGGCCACGGTCGGTGTGGGCGCGCGAGGGGCTGGTGGCGGCGGTGGAAAAGGCCACCGGGGCCGCCGAACGCTTCTTCGACCTGCTCGACGCCATGATGAGCGAGCCGCACCTGCACCGGCGCGAGCTTGAGCTGTATTACGTCTGCCTGTCGCTGGGGTTCGAGGGGAAATACCGCGACCGTCCCCGCGGCATGCACGACCTGAACCACCGCCGCGATTCCCTCTACCGCGTGCTGCGCCGCGACCGCGGGCCGGGGGAACGCGCCCTGTCGCCCCTGTGGCGCGGGTCCAACCGCCGCTTCCGCCCGCCCGGCGTGGTGATCCCGCCGTGGGTGATGGGGGCGGTGACCAGCGCCGCCCTGGTCGTGCTGTTCATGGCCCTGTCCCAGACCCTGACCGAGCGCGCCGACGGCGTTGCATCCCGGCTGGTGGGGCTGCTGCCCGACCGCCCGCTGGAAATCGCCCGTCTGGCCCCGCCGCCCATGGGCGCAAGCCCGGTGCTGGCCGCCCGCGTCATGCGCGCGCTGGAGCCGGAGGTGCGGTCCGATGCCGTCTCCATCCTGGCCGGCGAGGACGGCGCGCTGGTGGTGCGGGTGCAGGGCGGCATCTTCAAGACCGGCAGCGACAGCATGAACGCCCGTTTCCGCGCCGTGATGGAGCGCGTGGGCCAGGTGCTGGCGGAGGAGCGCGGGCATGTGGTGGTGGCCGCCCACGGCGACGACCAGCACACCCGCACCGTCCGCTTTCCCACGGTTCAGTCGCTGACCGAGGCGCAGGCCGAAGCGGTGCGGCAGATCCTGGCCCGCCGCATCGCGCCCGAACGGCTGTCGGCGGAAGGGCGCGGCGACGGCGAGCCGGTGTCCACCGAACAGACCCCCGCCGGGCGGCAGGCCAACCGCCGCGTCGATATCCGTCTCTACCCGCAGTAA